In Trichocoleus desertorum NBK24, the following are encoded in one genomic region:
- the rfbD gene encoding dTDP-4-dehydrorhamnose reductase: MKRILVTGANGQVGQELQTCLTSVGEVTSWGRDALDLAHPEQILQVVEKLQPDIIVNAAAYTAVDKAETELEQAIAVNATATQVLAETAQRVGAFFIHISTDYVFDGTQSHPYGETDATNPLGAYGKSKLMGEMAIALSTANYAVIRTAWVYGSYGKSNFVKTMLRLGAEREEIRVVADQIGSPTWAKDLAQAIAQFIPHASSKTTGIYHYTNSGVASWYDFAIAIFEEAKQLGFSLKIQRVVPITTADYPTPAHRPAYSVLSCAKIAGVLGTYPPHWRQGLRQMLAELYTQTHESTDSLRG; this comes from the coding sequence ATGAAACGGATTTTAGTCACTGGGGCTAACGGCCAAGTTGGACAAGAGCTACAGACCTGCCTCACCTCTGTCGGAGAGGTCACAAGCTGGGGACGAGACGCTTTAGACTTAGCCCATCCTGAACAAATTCTTCAGGTCGTAGAAAAGCTACAGCCAGACATAATCGTGAATGCGGCTGCTTATACAGCGGTCGATAAAGCCGAAACGGAATTAGAGCAAGCGATCGCCGTGAATGCAACTGCTACCCAGGTTTTAGCAGAAACAGCACAACGGGTAGGCGCTTTTTTCATTCACATCTCGACCGATTATGTGTTTGACGGTACCCAAAGCCATCCTTACGGAGAAACGGATGCAACCAATCCGCTGGGAGCTTATGGTAAATCTAAGTTGATGGGGGAAATGGCGATCGCGCTGAGTACCGCCAACTATGCCGTGATCAGAACCGCTTGGGTTTACGGTAGCTATGGCAAAAGTAATTTTGTGAAAACCATGCTGCGCTTGGGAGCAGAGCGCGAAGAAATTCGGGTAGTGGCCGATCAAATTGGGAGTCCCACTTGGGCCAAGGATTTAGCTCAAGCGATCGCTCAGTTTATCCCCCACGCCAGCTCAAAAACTACAGGCATTTACCATTACACCAACAGCGGTGTGGCTAGTTGGTATGACTTTGCGATTGCCATTTTCGAAGAAGCCAAGCAACTAGGCTTTTCCCTCAAAATTCAACGAGTGGTGCCGATCACGACTGCCGACTATCCTACACCTGCCCATCGTCCAGCTTACTCAGTTCTCTCCTGTGCCAAAATAGCGGGAGTTCTGGGAACTTATCCTCCTCACTGGCGACAAGGACTCAGACAGATGCTAGCGGAACTCTATACTCAAACCCATGAAAGCACTGATTCTCTCCGGGGGTAA
- the rfbC gene encoding dTDP-4-dehydrorhamnose 3,5-epimerase: MNIVPTEIPDVLLIEPRIFRDDRGFFFESFNHQTFNEKAGTTVTFVQDNHSRSQKNVLRGLHYQIQQPQGKLVRVVVGAVFDVAVDIRRSSPTFGQWVGRLLSAENQQQLWIPAGFAHGFFVISDVAEVLYKTTDYYAPGGERCILWNDPDLAIAWPLAGETPILSAKDQIGQPFQVAENFA; encoded by the coding sequence ATGAATATTGTGCCAACTGAGATTCCAGATGTCTTGCTAATTGAGCCTCGGATCTTTCGAGACGATCGCGGCTTCTTTTTTGAAAGCTTCAACCACCAAACCTTTAACGAGAAAGCTGGCACCACAGTTACCTTTGTGCAAGACAACCATTCTCGCTCCCAAAAAAATGTGCTGCGGGGATTGCATTACCAGATTCAGCAACCGCAAGGAAAGCTAGTGCGGGTCGTGGTCGGGGCTGTGTTTGACGTGGCAGTTGATATTCGTCGGAGTTCTCCTACGTTTGGGCAGTGGGTGGGTCGCTTGCTCAGTGCCGAAAATCAGCAGCAGCTCTGGATACCTGCGGGCTTTGCTCACGGATTTTTCGTGATTTCGGATGTGGCAGAAGTCCTGTATAAAACGACGGATTACTATGCTCCGGGCGGAGAGCGCTGTATTTTATGGAATGATCCAGATTTGGCGATCGCTTGGCCTTTGGCTGGAGAAACGCCTATCTTGTCCGCGAAAGATCAAATAGGTCAACCCTTTCAAGTTGCAGAAAATTTCGCATGA
- a CDS encoding ATP-binding protein: MKSHGSPDNAATSRIQQLETELWVERFCRQLSDRLADHLVHHAHAPDLTTALQPEAEIFQIIVNELRSALGNGIVAIALPYETPVAALATSSVSAPEVVLAFRIGHVASQQLQRANPLVSAMTIATSKPLKFTLGELLTLSDLQSLHHHTHPTAWPIADVAGAVLGWLIVFDAFGEERLASLPDWERQLRVDLIERVGRQCAIAVQQARQLNAACPHCQKLETRNRELERTNQLKSEFLANTSHEIRTPLSSILGFTHLLREQGYNPSSLRHREYLNIILTSGQHLLALINDILDLSKIEANQLDLQWETTKVEEICRGVFKLVKEKASDKGLELRLDLDPHVTTFVADPLRLKQMLFNLLSNALKFTTKGTVGLQVRLAGIFLHFTVWDTGTGISQEQQQQLFRPYSQIANGVVSRDEGTGLGLALTQKLAELHGGWVEVESELNQGSRFTIKLPLTPQLNTQPHLESQLESQLESQLECQEALSSPASVASNAIAAESDATYNLAEGSIPHHSGARSGSCSSQPGANRATSKTSAVGSASRSAQRSRLQRTAMQVASPSAQAAIRHAEATATGTKIVNAKAVRTPARPRVLSAYPRPYHVLLVEDHPPNAKLLIAYLSKLGYEVTWVQSAAEMWQALTISLPALMLMDIHLPEVDGLTLTRQLRSRQEYQQLPIIAQTAMAMTGDREVCMEAGFTDYMTKPIDLSVLARMVAKYSGSGADPDRVWPQEA; the protein is encoded by the coding sequence TTGAAATCGCACGGGTCTCCTGACAATGCCGCTACGTCCCGCATTCAGCAACTAGAAACTGAGTTGTGGGTAGAACGCTTTTGCCGTCAACTCAGCGATCGCCTTGCAGATCACTTAGTCCACCATGCTCATGCCCCGGACCTGACCACTGCTTTACAGCCCGAAGCAGAAATTTTTCAAATTATTGTTAATGAACTCAGATCTGCCTTAGGCAACGGCATTGTCGCGATCGCTCTGCCTTACGAGACCCCTGTAGCTGCATTAGCAACTTCTTCAGTTTCTGCTCCAGAAGTAGTGTTGGCTTTCCGCATTGGTCATGTGGCGTCTCAGCAATTGCAACGAGCTAACCCGTTAGTCTCCGCAATGACGATCGCTACCAGCAAGCCCCTCAAATTCACCTTGGGGGAACTGCTCACCTTGAGCGATTTACAAAGCCTGCATCATCATACTCACCCTACTGCTTGGCCCATTGCTGATGTGGCTGGAGCTGTTTTGGGTTGGTTGATTGTGTTTGACGCGTTTGGTGAGGAGAGGCTAGCAAGTCTGCCAGATTGGGAGAGACAGTTAAGAGTTGACTTGATTGAGCGAGTAGGACGGCAATGCGCGATCGCAGTGCAGCAAGCCCGACAACTCAATGCCGCTTGCCCGCACTGTCAGAAGCTAGAAACCCGCAATCGCGAGTTAGAGCGTACCAACCAACTTAAAAGTGAGTTTTTGGCTAATACCAGCCACGAAATTCGCACTCCTCTTAGCTCAATCTTAGGTTTTACTCACTTGCTACGAGAGCAAGGTTATAACCCCAGCAGCTTACGCCATCGAGAATATCTCAACATTATTCTGACGAGTGGACAGCATTTATTGGCCTTAATTAATGACATCTTAGATTTATCCAAAATCGAGGCCAATCAACTCGATTTGCAATGGGAAACTACCAAAGTTGAAGAGATTTGTCGCGGCGTTTTTAAATTAGTCAAAGAAAAAGCGAGTGACAAAGGCTTGGAGTTGCGCCTTGACCTCGATCCACATGTGACTACGTTTGTGGCTGACCCGTTGCGGCTCAAGCAGATGTTATTCAACCTGCTCTCCAACGCCTTAAAATTCACAACTAAGGGCACGGTAGGTTTGCAGGTGCGGTTGGCTGGCATTTTTCTGCACTTTACCGTTTGGGATACAGGAACAGGGATTTCTCAGGAGCAGCAGCAACAACTGTTTCGGCCTTATTCACAGATTGCCAACGGTGTGGTGAGTCGAGATGAAGGGACGGGTTTAGGCTTAGCTTTAACCCAAAAGCTGGCTGAGTTGCATGGTGGTTGGGTGGAAGTGGAGTCGGAGCTAAATCAGGGTTCTCGCTTCACCATTAAGCTGCCACTTACTCCACAACTCAATACTCAGCCCCACTTGGAGTCTCAGTTAGAGTCTCAATTGGAGTCTCAGTTAGAATGCCAGGAAGCTTTGTCATCGCCAGCTTCAGTAGCCAGTAATGCTATTGCGGCTGAGAGTGATGCTACTTACAACCTAGCCGAAGGTTCCATCCCCCACCACTCAGGTGCACGGTCTGGGAGTTGCTCTAGTCAGCCTGGAGCGAATCGTGCCACCAGCAAGACCAGTGCGGTCGGCTCAGCCAGTCGCAGTGCTCAGCGATCGCGGCTACAGCGAACCGCCATGCAGGTTGCTAGCCCATCGGCTCAAGCTGCTATACGCCACGCCGAAGCCACCGCAACCGGAACTAAAATTGTCAATGCCAAAGCTGTCCGAACTCCAGCACGTCCTAGAGTCCTGAGTGCCTACCCTCGGCCCTATCACGTTCTCTTGGTAGAAGACCATCCTCCCAATGCCAAACTGCTGATTGCCTACTTAAGTAAGCTGGGCTATGAGGTCACCTGGGTACAGAGTGCTGCCGAGATGTGGCAAGCCTTAACGATTTCGTTGCCCGCCCTGATGCTGATGGATATCCATTTGCCGGAGGTAGATGGCCTTACCTTGACCCGCCAACTACGCTCGCGGCAGGAATACCAGCAGTTGCCAATCATTGCTCAAACCGCAATGGCGATGACAGGCGATCGCGAAGTCTGTATGGAGGCAGGCTTCACAGACTACATGACGAAACCCATCGACTTGAGCGTATTGGCGCGAATGGTGGCTAAGTACAGTGGTAGTGGTGCAGATCCCGATCGCGTTTGGCCCCAAGAAGCGTAA
- the larE gene encoding ATP-dependent sacrificial sulfur transferase LarE, with product MPLQKLEQLKTLFAEMERALIAYSGGIDSTLVAKVACDVLGDRALAVTAESPSLMPEDLEDARIQAAEIGIAHEVVSTHEMDNPNYASNPVNRCYFCKSELHDTLKPLALERGYPYVVDGVNADDLRDYRPGIQAAKERGARSPLAEVGISKLEVRELAKLLGLPWWNKPAQPCLSSRFPYGEEITVAKLQRVGRAERYLRDLGLQNLRVRSEGDTARIELPPEQIKEFVSANDLSTLVTAFQSYGFFYVTLDLEGFRSGKLNQVLQLASSN from the coding sequence ATGCCGCTACAAAAACTTGAGCAATTGAAGACTTTATTTGCCGAAATGGAGCGGGCTTTGATTGCTTATTCAGGTGGCATTGATAGCACTCTCGTAGCCAAAGTGGCGTGCGATGTCCTAGGCGATCGCGCCCTTGCAGTCACGGCAGAGTCTCCCTCTCTAATGCCGGAAGACCTAGAGGATGCTCGGATTCAAGCCGCTGAGATTGGCATTGCCCATGAGGTGGTTAGCACCCATGAAATGGATAACCCCAACTATGCCTCTAATCCGGTCAATCGCTGCTACTTCTGCAAGAGTGAACTGCACGACACCTTAAAACCACTGGCGCTAGAGCGGGGCTACCCTTACGTCGTTGATGGCGTGAATGCCGACGATTTACGAGATTACCGTCCGGGCATCCAAGCAGCCAAAGAACGGGGAGCGCGATCGCCTCTAGCCGAAGTGGGCATTTCCAAGCTGGAAGTACGGGAGTTGGCCAAACTTTTAGGTTTACCGTGGTGGAACAAACCCGCTCAACCTTGTCTCAGTTCTCGTTTTCCATACGGTGAAGAAATTACGGTAGCCAAACTCCAGCGAGTCGGTCGAGCGGAGCGTTACCTGCGCGACTTAGGACTCCAAAATCTCCGGGTACGATCTGAAGGCGACACAGCCCGGATTGAGCTACCCCCAGAGCAAATCAAAGAATTTGTCTCAGCTAACGACCTCTCTACCCTCGTGACGGCTTTCCAAAGTTACGGCTTTTTCTACGTCACCCTGGACTTAGAAGGCTTTCGTAGTGGCAAGCTCAATCAAGTCTTACAGCTTGCTAGCAGCAACTAG